A section of the Kluyveromyces lactis strain NRRL Y-1140 chromosome F complete sequence genome encodes:
- the EPL1 gene encoding Epl1p (similar to uniprot|P43572 Saccharomyces cerevisiae YFL024C EPL1 Component of NuA4 which is an essential histone H4/H2A acetyltransferase complex homologous to Drosophila Enhancer of Polycomb), whose amino-acid sequence MPAPAVDSSRFRHRKISVKQRLRIYKSHEIKDLEQEDVSAISSQHQQRELMEIETGVEKNEEKEEHLYKILQSNQLRENKKDLFIPTPDASKTWDEFDRFYQGEFKCPTSYIQFSAQLEDCCGTLYNMDEEDEIFLADLNKSLADSVEPLTEDEFELIMANFESSIKDRQPFLSMDPESILSFADLKPTMLKNDVGDSGVKKELAKEIGMPEDEPFLTMFDNKRPLGKREKNMETLIELFGEKIHDHWKQRKISRHGCDIFPQLKSERNNDKDDNDPYVCFRRRELRQPRKTRRIDVQNSQKLRLLCQQLEYTKDLALTVAKRERAVLEVLENEKFVFQARAQLKTMKRKLGIDADNEDLYSAKKQKLVSSVRTIKQQQQLLLQKQLQIQQQQQQQLQQQQAAITSDSSVKRAKSSKSSKLHKEDSGLYADEKGSEPKKKGPKTGSNKNKEQSLSSAQEIGAQSPVANVSNVQQQQKQASSQVYVKLPNSKIPDIVLEDVGKLLHSKEKSTRKFVEDRMRKRKQEDGDIFFNLTDDPYNPVFNLSIPDNVSPQDAPFSSVAGSKFEVKTSYYSPNLQNYITGTANDIKVFNKEGEAVENNEYKKLEFFNPFDNEIHTHSREFPIAFRRRRGRFNMEYIDQRKTDHNINDMLLQFIDLDGIQKQELDNDVINVYDSKLDDLSRSYYHWKYDSNYNIYGSKFSDEPAKLNQISNDTQVVRFGTMLGSKAYEQLRDATIKYRQEQINKRKKLNSLQQQQMLQKGQQPINNAPHSQSSSPPSHQDTRKNPGSTPNQSSPPKKHVTPNAAA is encoded by the coding sequence ATGCCAGCTCCTGCAGTGGATTCATCGAGGTTCAGGCACAGAAAGATCAGCGTGAAGCAACGACTTCGGATCTATAAGAGCCATGAAATTAAGgatttggaacaagaagatgTTTCGGCCATCAGTTCCCAGCATCAACAGCGAGAGCTGATGGAGATTGAAACTGGTGTGGAGaagaatgaagaaaaggaagagcATTTATacaaaattcttcaatcCAATCAGCTTCGagagaacaagaaggaTCTATTTATTCCAACACCAGACGCCTCGAAAACTTGGGACGAGTTTGACAGATTTTACCAAGGTGAATTCAAATGTCCTACGAGTTATATCCAGTTTTCTGCACAATTAGAAGATTGCTGTGGTACTTTGTATAAtatggatgaagaagacgaaatCTTTTTGGCAGATTTAAATAAATCCCTGGCGGATTCGGTCGAACCTCTAACGGAAGATGAGTTTGAATTAATTATGGCCAACTTTGAGTCTTCCATCAAAGATAGGCAACCCTTCCTGTCCATGGATCCCGAGAGTATACTTTCATTTGCAGACCTAAAACCAACCATGTTGAAAAACGATGTTGGTGATTCTGGCGTAAAAAAGGAACTCGCGAAGGAAATTGGGATGCCTGAAGATGAACCATTCTTGACAATGTTTGACAATAAAAGACCTCTAGGtaaaagggaaaaaaatatgGAGACTCTTATCGAATTGTTCGGAGAGAAAATACACGATCATTGGAAGCAACGCAAGATATCACGTCATGGTTGCGATATCTTCCCACAATTGAAATCGGAGCGTAATAATGATAAAGACGATAATGATCCATATGTGTGTTTCCGTAGGAGAGAGCTTCGACAACCTAGGAAAACAAGGCGGATAGATGTTCAGAACTCACAAAAATTGCGACTTCTATGCCAACAATTGGAATATACTAAAGATTTGGCACTCACTGTAGccaaaagagaaagagcAGTATTAGAAGTCCTAGAAAACGAAAAGTTCGTCTTCCAAGCGCGAGCCCAATTGAAGACAATGAAGAGAAAGTTAGGCATAGATGCCGATAACGAGGATTTGTACTCGgcaaagaaacaaaaactcGTGAGTTCGGTGCGTACAAtcaaacaacaacaacaacttcttcttcaaaaacaGCTACAGAtacaacagcagcaacaacagcaactACAACAGCAGCAGGCAGCCATTACTTCAGATTCATCTGTTAAACGTgcaaaatcttcaaaatcgTCGAAACTTCACAAAGAAGACAGTGGTCTATATGCTGATGAGAAAGGAAGCGagccaaagaagaaaggcCCAAAAACTGgttcaaataaaaacaaagaacaatcACTGTCATCTGCGCAGGAAATTGGAGCTCAGTCGCCTGTTGCCAATGTCTCGAATGtacaacaacagcaaaaACAGGCATCTTCTCAAGTATATGTTAAATTGCCTAACTCTAAGATACCTGATATCGTGTTAGAAGATGTCGGTAAATTGTTGCattcaaaggaaaaaagcACAAGGaaatttgttgaagacaggatgagaaaaaggaaacaggAAGATGGTGACATCTTTTTCAACCTCACTGATGATCCTTACAATCCTGTTTTCAACCTTTCAATACCAGATAACGTCAGCCCCCAAGATGctccattttcttctgttgcTGGCTCAAAGTTCGAAGTAAAAACATCCTACTATTCACCtaatcttcaaaattatATCACTGGCACTGCGAATGATATAAAGGTTTTTAACAAGGAAGGTGAAGCTGTGGAGAACAATGAGTATAAAAAGTTAGAATTTTTCAATCCATTTGATAACGAGATTCATACTCATTCTCGTGAATTTCCAATCGCTTTCAGACGCCGTCGCGGTCGTTTCAATATGGAATATATtgaccaaagaaaaactgaTCACAATATTAACGACATGTTATTACAATTTATTGATTTGGATGGAATACAGAAGCAAGAACTCGATAATGATGTTATAAATGTGTATGATTCTAAACTGGATGATTTATCCAGGTCATATTATCACTGGAAATATGATTCCAATTACAACATTTACGGGTCCAAGTTTTCCGACGAACCGGCGAAGTTGAACCAAATTTCAAACGATACTCAGGTGGTAAGATTTGGAACCATGTTAGGATCCAAAGCATACGAGCAACTAAGAGATGCCACCATCAAATATAGACAGGAAcaaatcaacaaaagaaagaaactgaattccctgcaacaacagcaaatGCTACAAAAGGGTCAACAGCCCATTAACAATGCTCCTCATTCACAGTCCTCTTCCCCACCATCTCATCAGGACACTAGGAAGAATCCAGGATCAACTCCAAATCAGTCCAGTCCGCCAAAGAAACACGTTACTCCTAACGCTGCTGCATAA
- the BUD27 gene encoding prefoldin-like protein (similar to uniprot|P43573 Saccharomyces cerevisiae YFL023W BUD27 Protein involved in bud-site selection nutrient signaling and gene expression controlled by the TOR kinase diploid mutants display a random budding pattern instead of the wild-type bipolar pattern): protein METAEGGASFAELMDTVKGTIDNLVNKRTFLKEQQPLYEQIFDRIRDADTSEDSEEEWQYGEVVFQNGKFFQNIGYDYYLEKSREECLVFIKVRLNLIAEAISQFDEKLKEAHGTLRNMELLRDGAKSLGDTNVSNNDDDQEGFFEIREELDEDGNVIHASMTPANKVHSGKGNEVHSDEQQLSLSQERQNCLSPETAFNIQNDDRSSASGTSETGNKTGEIMEADKSTMQIAKENMYTFDDLVDQLDKLDNYEDGEIDVNDVEYDFDGYDEESDDNEEDEDYSVSIVPERVQHSFMEQIQALRANKKHDLVHTEYRNHSPEQEAKSILKKGGSKKKSVNFAPKLDVFEVENVKQETKSNTFNFPRNSYMESEIIASDGEDVEFDPDLFAQMIGAKEADVLHEKYQPGSINGLKESEEPALAAPRKKRISRFKKEKAATEKREFNTNDVEMFEKEPIVEAVVTDIVERDDTSSISVENTPIKTGSPNFIHKKMKSLQKPKSLPTKTPSIIPTEEMNKDDSGAEGEQNNSSIAEVMKEKQELVEPHFPAQKSNEIHVQPRIDFAQLDNLDDMARAYLLGLYDDDVEDPGTVLQDTSDFEAYNKMVETLKPELNQFLKENASYEYDIELPQSAESSQNNESTIINEIKERDPTGAGEQPVQDVEDQIIYAEVEREYMEHRRRNIERFAVASTSSSSNTEHTMELELNEELGKEPIDEFGNPVTTSRFKAQTLALKKHHLSQQHP from the coding sequence ATGGAAACAGCAGAAGGTGGGGCTTCTTTTGCCGAGTTAATGGATACTGTCAAAGGTACCATAGATAATTTGGTAAACAAAAGAACCTTCTTAAAGGAACAGCAGCCGTTGTATGAACAGATATTCGATAGGATAAGAGATGCTGACACGAGCGAAGATTCGGAAGAAGAATGGCAGTATGGTGAGGTAGTATTTCAGAATGGTaagtttttccaaaatatAGGTTACGATTACTATTTGGAGAAATCTAGGGAAGAATGCCTGGTTTTTATAAAGGTTCGATTGAACTTAATTGCCGAAGCCATTTCACAATTTGATGAGAAACTGAAAGAGGCACATGGCACATTGCGAAACATGGAGTTACTTCGAGACGGTGCAAAATCTTTGGGAGATACGAATGTTTCTaacaatgatgatgacCAGGAAGGTTTCTTTGAGATCAGAGAAGAATTAGACGAAGACGGAAATGTGATACATGCTTCAATGACGCCCGCCAATAAGGTGCATTCGGGCAAAGGTAATGAAGTCCATAGTGATGAACAACAATTGTCACTGAGTCAGGAACGTCAAAATTGTCTTTCACCAGAGACTGCCTTCAATATTCAGAATGATGATCGCTCTTCCGCTTCAGGAACTTCGGAAACTGGCAATAAGACAGGAGAAATCATGGAAGCAGACAAGAGTACCATGCAAATAGCAAAGGAAAACATGTACACATTCGATGATTTGGTAGATCAGTTAGATAAATTGGATAATTATGAAGATGGCGAAATCGACGTAAATGACGTAGAATACGATTTTGATGGgtatgatgaagaaagcGACGATaatgaggaagatgaagattaTTCCGTCTCCATAGTTCCTGAAAGAGTTCAGCATTCCTTTATGGAACAAATACAGGCTTTGAGGGCCAACAAAAAACATGATCTCGTACATACAGAATATCGTAATCATTCCCCTGAGCAAGAAGCTAAGTCCATACTTAAGAAAGGCGgttcgaagaagaaaagtgtCAACTTTGCGCCAAAGCTAGACGTCTTTGAAGTGGAAAATGTGAAACAGGAAACCAAATCTAACACATTTAATTTCCCTAGAAACAGCTATATGGAGTCAGAAATCATCGCATCTGACGGAGaagatgttgaatttgACCCCGATTTGTTCGCGCAGATGATCGGAGCCAAGGAAGCCGACGTATTGCATGAAAAGTACCAACCTGGTAGCATCAACGGCTTGAAGGAATCTGAAGAGCCAGCACTCGCCGCACCTCGAAAGAAGCGTATCTCAAGGTttaaaaaggaaaaagcCGCCACGGAAAAACGCGAGTTTAATACTAATGATGTTGAAATGTTTGAAAAGGAACCAATTGTAGAGGCTGTGGTAACCGACATAGTTGAGCGTGACGACACATCATCGATTTCAGTTGAAAATACTCCGATTAAAACTGGTTCGCCAAACTTTATTCATAAGAAGATGAAGTCCTTacaaaaaccaaaatcGCTGCCAACTAAGACACCATCAATAATTCCCACTGAAGAAATGAACAAAGATGACAGCGGTGCTGAGGGCGAACAAAACAACTCGTCAATTGCGGAAGTCATGAAGGAGAAGCAAGAACTAGTTGAGCCTCATTTCCCTGCGCAAAAGTCTAATGAAATTCATGTCCAGCCAAGAATCGACTTTGCACAATTGGACAACCTTGATGACATGGCAAGAGCATATCTCCTAGGATTATACGATGACGATGTAGAAGATCCTGGCACAGTATTGCAAGACACTTCTGACTTTGAGGCTTATAACAAGATGGTAGAAACTTTGAAGCCTGAATTAAATCAGTTCTTGAAGGAGAATGCAAGCTATGAATATGACATTGAACTGCCACAAAGTGCAGAATCATCACAGAATAACGAGAGCACTATTATTAACGAAATTAAAGAAAGGGATCCAACGGGCGCTGGAGAACAGCCAGTACAAGACGTTGAGGATCAAATCATATACGCAGAAGTTGAGCGAGAATATATGGAACATCGTCGTCgaaatattgaaagattcgCGGTCGCATCCACCTCATCATCCTCAAACACCGAGCACACCATGGAACTTGAGTTAAATGAAGAGTTAGGTAAAGAACCGattgatgaatttggtAACCCGGTCACGACCAGCCGCTTCAAAGCACAAACGcttgctttgaagaaacatCATCTATCTCAACAGCATCCATAA
- a CDS encoding uncharacterized protein (conserved hypothetical protein) produces the protein MNKLIIDPKLKALMDPDFVYDSDENLNVDQGETVHDHDPLQDFDLSRKYDAAVAGAISRVSSPLGDCDGHVTGSSPIMDGSRHSLLHKHDHGSGHGYSHDRRHSLVDVHGHSHGTHATVEPDPDERYLNDNGTFHYTSQFQARTHADKFDFYQGPKEHFHGAVNKSLSLRNAAVFDEGESNSTSIITDQHHALNESTVSGSFIHQNDAHHIQNHGHLDSHSTTSKKSFFDDERGYNDGNDNFTGNNGDRYENGGEDESLESDEYDSASDVSEEYESQLHNLFHKITKFKSDFHQLITKLDEASLESAKARQHYLNDISIRENMFMSATTNVLLDTVSKLLPRKRTSNGINNGKSRGSMYSNHPLSSDANRLHGKTNSNGTAEATKNSNPHSNNESMSALYNASLENDPCSKLPNFGVILIKSPTNVEQLWSEYTKLPSDSNMKALLKLMLQQQNKDTIKKSDIALMKQRKTTIQELERKCGSSWRNSDKNFSRQINRRKKIWGCIEQGLKDGLSLQTCFPILDKYVEERGKGLSWYYNGVPFKLADLAPSYSTE, from the coding sequence ATGAACAAGTTGATAATAGATCCTAAACTGAAGGCATTGATGGATCCAGATTTTGTTTATGATTCCGATGAGAATCTGAACGTGGACCAGGGTGAAACCGTGCATGACCACGATCCATTGCAGGATTTTGACCTCAGTAGAAAGTACGATGCGGCTGTGGCGGGCGCGATATCGAGGGTATCCTCTCCGTTAGGAGATTGCGACGGTCACGTGACAGGGTCGTCTCCGATCATGGATGGTAGTAGACATTCACTTCTGCATAAGCATGATCATGGTAGTGGTCATGGTTACAGTCACGATCGTAGGCATAGTCTCGTAGACGTTCACGGACATAGTCATGGAACCCATGCTACGGTAGAGCCTGATCCGGATGAACGCTACCTAAACGATAATGGGACTTTCCACTACACCAGTCAATTCCAGGCAAGAACACACGCTGACAAATTCGACTTTTACCAGGGCCCAAAGGAGCACTTCCATGGTGCGGTGAACAAATCCTTAAGTCTAAGAAATGCAGCAGTGTTTGACGAAGGTGAGTCTAACTCAACTTCAATCATCACAGATCAGCATCATGCTCTCAATGAATCGACGGTAAGCGGATCATTCATTCATCAAAATGATGCACATCACATACAGAACCATGGGCATCTGGACTCTCATTCAACGACTAGCaagaaatctttttttgatgatgaaagagGATATAATGACGGAAATGATAACTTTACGGGAAACAATGGCGATAGATACGAAAATGGAGGTGAAGATGAAAGCTTAGAAAGTGATGAATATGATTCTGCAAGTGACGTCTCAGAGGAATATGAGTCTCAGTTACATAACCTCTTCCATAAGATAACTAAGTTTAAAAGCGATTTCCACCAGCTGATCACAAAATTAGATGAGGCATCTCTGGAATCCGCAAAGGCAAGACAGCATTATCTAAATGACATCAGTATCAGAGAAAACATGTTCATGTCTGCAACGACGAATGTGCTTCTAGATACGGTATCAAAACTTCTTCCACGTAAACGAACCTCAAATGGAATCAACAACGGAAAAAGCCGTGGATCAATGTATTCTAATCATCCCTTATCGTCGGATGCTAACAGACTTCACGGTAAGACAAACAGTAACGGTACTGCTGAAGCaacaaaaaattcaaacccCCACTCCAACAATGAATCAATGAGCGCACTGTACAACGCATCCCTGGAAAATGATCCATGTTCTAAGCTACCTAACTTTGGTGTAATATTAATCAAATCTCCCACAAATGTTGAACAATTGTGGAGTGAATATACCAAACTGCCATCGGACTCCAATATGAAAGCATTGCTTAAATTGATGCTTCAGCAACAAAATAAAGATACCATTAAGAAATCGGATATTGCATTAATGAAACAAAGGAAAACGACCATCCAAGAACTAGAGAGAAAATGTGGATCTTCATGGAGAAATAGCGATAAAAACTTTTCGAGACAAATTAACCGCAGGAAGAAAATCTGGGGTTGCATTGAACAAGGTTTGAAAGACGGGTTATCCCTACAGACTTGTTTCCCCATTCTTGACAAATACGTTGAAGAAAGGGGGAAAGGTTTGTCTTGGTATTATAATGGTGTTCCTTTCAAGTTAGCGGATCTAGCACCTTCTTATAGCACCGAATAA
- the OSW2 gene encoding Osw2p (some similarities with uniprot|Q12202 Saccharomyces cerevisiae YLR054C OSW2 Protein of unknown function proposed to be involved in the assembly of the spore wall), translated as MDQLVCLIVGDTPSTLLLSWRLSVSNCFTIFVSGSLPGDGIISWKSTKSSSGSYKPNVTVNDFVALSKVYKTGKIDIIIISSQSISQFNNQLRSLERFIHDDITIIIDSNFAVELEILSLAKYPNATTISVVTDAEVKRLSVGSYLLMSESTSFKFGISYDCDTKEKVLKENVNRYNNYSQDYGSNFKVLLEVLRRGDNMSSVDVILAENNVFGLLVWEWLIPKISLNILAIVFEHDSYDDLLENDSNAKVFRQLVQELMDIYFKQTNGGIIRSYISNDQKKPEYNAVVQRLKNRQRSLERSVGNKYPHCLTINYEAYCFYNEIAYPSSLLFEQCINLADKYDCGSSNLTFLSSLYCRQPNHGGTPLKNEHPLGSKKTSFLRGKKTIVNFEQRSLSTDYSQITKGRPKKVKVKGKQKSSKSTLKVTSKYDLKSPDLQLPQDIQEMYLGCDSINFSLPLTPKMIDIQFDTTSDDLQESSASDVDSDESISVHPRRERMLSQRSLIRVSANSNMHEDDNIDPSLKLPLFKGFKGAVQRPMTTGRLEMTDLEWQLRNGYADLPKQMLRATKDELKNNGAIRHQSLAGQYWKLIKQQHINNGQLARPITSQEDILRFHCETLTKSQVHLSTTTNRYGDLDFSDNIFEHWKQRKGSLYRLLSDR; from the coding sequence ATGGACCAATTAGTTTGTCTTATTGTTGGTGATACACCTAGTACTCTGTTGTTGTCTTGGAGACTTAGTGTGTCAAATTGTTTTACTATATTCGTTTCAGGTTCCTTACCTGGCGATGGAATAATATCGTGGAAATCCACTAAATCAAGCTCTGGCTCCTATAAGCCGAATGTTACCGTTAATGATTTTGTAGCTCTTTCCAAGGTTTACAAGACCGGcaaaattgatatcattattatatCCAGTCAATCGATATCCCAATTCAACAATCAATTGAGATCTTTGGAAAGATTTATTCACGATGACATAACCATAATAATAGACAGTAATTTCGCAGTGGAGCTCGAGATTTTGAGTTTGGCTAAGTACCCAAATGCTACTACAATATCCGTTGTTACGGATGCTGAGGTGAAGCGACTTTCTGTTGGATCGTATTTATTGATGAGTGAATCAACTTCGTTTAAATTCGGGATTTCTTATGACTGCGACactaaagaaaaagttcTTAAAGAGAACGTAAACAGGTACAATAATTATTCACAAGATTATGGAAGTAACTTCAAGGTCTTGCTTGAGGTTTTGCGGAGAGGAGACAATATGAGTTCTGTCGATGTTATTTTGGCAGAAAATAACGTGTTTGGACTTTTGGTATGGGAGTGGTTGATACCTAAAATTTCGCTGAATATTTTAGCAATAGTATTTGAACACGATTCATATGATGACCTattggaaaatgattcGAATGCAAAAGTATTCAGACAGTTAGTTCAAGAGTTGATGGATATATATTTTAAGCAAACTAATGGGGGGATAATCAGATCTTACATTTCAAATGACCAAAAAAAACCAGAGTATAATGCTGTAGTACAGCGGTTAAAAAATAGACAAAGGAGTTTAGAAAGGTCAGTTGGAAATAAATATCCGCATTGCTTGACAATAAATTATGAAGCATACTGTTTTTATAATGAAATTGCGTATCCATCTTCATTATTGTTCGAACAGTGCATTAATCTAGCAGACAAATATGATTGTGGTAGCAGTAACTTGACCTTTTTATCAAGTCTTTATTGCAGGCAACCGAACCATGGTGGCACACCACTGAAAAATGAACACCCATTAGGGTCCAAAAAAACAAGCTTTCTGCGTGGAAAGAAGACAATAGTTAATTTCGAACAGAGGAGTTTATCCACAGACTATTCTCAAATTACTAAAGGAAGACCAAAAAAGGTGAAAgtaaaaggaaaacaaaaatctTCCAAAAGTACTTTGAAAGTGACATCAAAATATGATCTTAAATCGCCAGACTTGCAATTGCCACAGGATATACAAGAAATGTATCTCGGATGTGACTCCATAAATTTCTCATTGCCTTTGACTCCGAAAATGATAGATATTCAATTCGATACCACATCTGAtgatcttcaagaaagttCGGCTTCAGACGTGGACTCGGATGAATCAATTTCAGTTCATCCCCGCAGAGAAAGGATGTTATCTCAAAGGAGTTTAATAAGGGTATCGGCAAACTCAAATATGCATGAAGACGACAATATTGACCCTAGCTTAAAATTGCCTTTATTTAAAGGTTTCAAAGGTGCTGTACAGAGACCCATGACAACCGGTAGATTGGAAATGACAGATTTGGAATGGCAGCTTCGTAATGGTTATGCAGACTTACCGAAGCAAATGCTACGAGCCACAAAGGATGAACTCAAAAATAATGGTGCGATAAGACATCAATCGCTAGCTGGACAATACTGGAAGCTGATCAAGCAGCAACACATAAATAATGGGCAACTAGCTCGACCTATTACCAGCCAGGAAGACATTCTTAGGTTTCATTGCGAAACATTAACAAAATCACAAGTACATCTTTCCACTACTACTAATCGATATGGAGATTTGGATTTTAGTGACAACATATTTGAGCATTGGAAACAACGGAAAGGTAGTCTGTATAGATTACTATCTGACAGgtga
- the FRS2 gene encoding phenylalanine--tRNA ligase subunit alpha (highly similar to uniprot|P15625 Saccharomyces cerevisiae YFL022C) — MSDIQLEILQKVEKLGQIDSTSELYPSIDSQTMAAYLNSLKSHEKIDFSKKDTIFYSLTKEGNAIVADGSHEVKLLKLIDQFGKLQIKDVASHLGADGKVGQARAFKNGWIVKTPENELKVSDKIADVSQVKDQTKEQLEKIKNNELSGISDKEVADLKKRKLITPRKETTFSVVKGKEFSTDLTKLETEITAEMVATGSYKDLRFKEFNFNSQGIDPQSGALHPLNKVREEFRQIFFSMGFTEMPSNQYVESGFWNFDTLYVPQQHPARDLQDTFYLKDPIKCDMPDDREYIANIKAVHENGKFDSIGYRYNWKEEECQRLVLRTHTTAISAAMLHKLAKDPKPTRLFSIDRVFRNEAVDATHLAEFHQVEGVLADYNITLGDLIQFMEDFFAKMGVTGLRFKPTYNPYTEPSLEIYSWHEGLGKWVEIGNSGMFRPEMLESMGLPKDMRVLGWGLSLERPTMIKYKVQNIRELLGHKVSLDFIESNPAARLDEDLYE, encoded by the coding sequence ATGTCtgatattcaattggaaattTTACAGAAAGTCGAAAAGTTGGGTCAAATTGACTCAACCTCTGAGCTGTACCCCAGTATCGATTCTCAAACCATGGCTGCttatttgaattctttgaaatccCATGAAAAGATCGAtttctcaaagaaagatacCATTTTCTACAGTTTAACTAAAGAAGGTAATGCGATCGTGGCCGATGGTTCTCATGAAGTGAAActcttgaaattgattgatcaGTTTGGAAAATTGCAAATCAAAGATGTTGCCAGTCATCTAGGCGCCGACGGGAAGGTTGGTCAAGCTAGAGCCTTCAAGAACGGATGGATTGTAAAGACACCagaaaatgaattgaaagttAGTGACAAAATTGCAGATGTCTCCCAAGTGAAAGATCAAACCAAGgaacaattggaaaagattAAGAATAACGAACTTTCTGGTATCAGTGATAAAGAAGTTGCTGATCtaaagaagagaaagttAATCACCCCAAGAAAGGAAACTACATTCAGCGTTGTCAAGGGCAAGGAATTCTCTACCGATTTGACTAAGCTGGAGACTGAGATTACCGCTGAAATGGTAGCCACAGGTTCATATAAGGATCTAAGGTTCAAAGAgttcaatttcaactctCAAGGTATCGATCCACAATCCGGTGCTCTGCATCCTTTGAACAAGGTCAGAGAGGAATTCAGacaaattttcttctctatGGGTTTCACTGAAATGCCATCAAACCAATACGTAGAATCAGGATTCTGGAACTTTGACACATTATACGTTCCACAACAACATCCAGCTCGTGATTTGCAAGATACATTTTACTTGAAGGACCCAATCAAATGCGATATGCCAGATGATAGAGAATATATCGCCAACATCAAAGCTGTACACGAGAATGGTAAATTTGATTCGATTGGTTACCGTTACAACTGGAAGGAGGAAGAGTGCCAAAGATTGGTTCTTAGAACACATACTACAGCAATATCTGCTGCTATGCTTCATAAGTTGGCCAAAGATCCAAAACCAACCAGATTATTCTCGATAGACCGTGTCTTCCGTAATGAAGCTGTTGACGCTACACATTTAGCCGAATTCCACCAAGTTGAAGGTGTTTTAGCTGATTACAATATAACGTTGGGTGACTTAATCCAATTCATGGAAGACTTCTTCGCTAAGATGGGTGTTACGGGGTTGCGTTTCAAACCAACCTATAACCCATACACGGAACCTTCATTGGAAATTTATTCATGGCATGAAGGGTTAGGCAAATGGGTTGAGATTGGTAACTCCGGTATGTTCAGACCAGAAATGTTGGAATCCATGGGCCTTCCAAAGGATATGAGAGTTCTGGGTTGGGGTTTGTCTTTAGAGAGACCTACAATGATTAAATACAAGGTTCAAAATATTAGAGAGCTTTTGGGTCACAAGGTTTCTTTGGATTTCATTGAATCGAACCCTGCCGCTAGGTTAGATGAAGATTTGTATGAATGA
- the IES3 gene encoding Ies3p (weakly similar to uniprot|Q12345 Saccharomyces cerevisiae YLR052W IES3 Subunit of the INO80 chromatin remodeling complex): protein MTVTALTAEQIINKKRSMEDLKNIQVQRSKRAIARYKNAPLHTSADEDRKSGNKRHIVAIDDSLKINYEVIRHIPGQLAQREEIEDLNRLKLIQYKDSLNKMHEDYIDIWKREDPALENVDYAQLDESTLLEEKKWLTELNDKLKKDYTEAVQLEKKWFLLKEIMLEACTRLDLCAESNPLLNKNQITLDESKGTLL, encoded by the coding sequence ATGACTGTAACGGCTCTGACAGCAGAACAGATAATTAACAAAAAGAGATCCATGGAAGACCTTAAGAATATACAAGTACAAAGAAGTAAACGAGCCATTGCTCGTTATAAGAACGCTCCTCTACACACATCTGCTGACGAGGATCGCAAATCTGGGAACAAAAGACATATAGTAGCCATTGATGACTCGTTAAAGATAAACTATGAGGTGATTCGTCATATTCCAGGTCAGCTAGCTCAGcgagaagaaattgaagatttaAACAGGCTTAAGTTGATCCAATATAAGGATTCACTCAATAAGATGCACGAAGACTATATCGATATATGGAAAAGAGAAGACCCAGCTTTGGAAAACGTGGACTATGCACAGTTAGATGAGTCCACACTGCtggaagagaagaaatggCTCACAGAACTAAATGATAAACTTAAGAAGGATTATACAGAAGCTGTTCAACTTGAGAAGAAATGGTTTCTCTTAAAAGAGATCATGCTAGAAGCTTGCACAAGGCTAGATCTTTGTGCCGAATCAAACCCGCTTCTCAATAAAAACCAAATCACCCTGGATGAATCAAAGGGTACACTACTGTAA